Proteins encoded within one genomic window of Macrotis lagotis isolate mMagLag1 chromosome 3, bilby.v1.9.chrom.fasta, whole genome shotgun sequence:
- the ACP2 gene encoding lysosomal acid phosphatase, which produces MAAGRAGAAGLRLLVGGALGLVLLLPRPAEARGLRFVILLYRHGDRSPVKAYPRDPHQEGAWPQGFGQLTQEGMRQHWELGRALRRRYRGFLSASYRRQEVHVRSTDLDRTLMSAEANLAGLFPADAAQAFLPNVSWQPIPVHTVPEAQDKLLKFPLGPCPRFEQLQNETRRTPEYLNETARNARFLQMVANETGLPDLTLETAWSVYDTLFCEQTHHLPLPAWASPQTMQHLRRLKDLSFRFLFGMYQPTQKARLQGGVLLAQIQKNLTWAASVSQHPKLLVFSAHDTTLVALQMALDVYNGEQAPYASCHMFELYQEDDGNFSVEMYFRNDSTKAPWPLTLLGCSQRCPLPDFLRLTLPLVPEDWEQECQVTSSLTDTEVIVALAVCGSILFLLILLLLTILFRMQAQPPGYRHVADGEDHA; this is translated from the exons ATGGCGGCCGGACGCGCCGGGGCCGCGGGGCTGCGGCTGCTCGTGGGCGGCGCCCTGGGGCTGGTGCTGCTGCTGCCGCGGCCGGCCGAGGCCCGGGGCCTGCGCTTCGTCATTCTG CTCTATCGGCACGGAGACCGCTCCCCCGTGAAGGCGTACCCCCGGGACCCCCACCAGGAGGGGGCGTGGCCCCAGGGCTTCGGGCAGCTGACGCAG GAGGGCATGCGGCAGCACTGGGAGCTGGGCCGGGCTCTGCGGCGCCGCTACCGGGGCTTCCTCAGCGCCTCGTACCGCCGGCAGGAG GTGCACGTGCGCAGCACGGACCTGGACCGCACGCTCATGAGCGCCGAGGCCAACCTGGCCGGGCTGTTCCCGGCGGACGCGGCGCAGGCCTTCCTGCCCAACGTGTCCTGGCAGCCCATCCCGGTGCACACGGTGCCCGAGGCGCAGGACAAG CTGCTGAAGTTCCCCCTGGGCCCGTGTCCGCGCTTCGAGCAGCTGCAGAACGAGACCCGCCGGACCCCCGAGTACCTCAACGAGACGGCCCGCAACGCT CGATTCCTGCAGATGGTGGCCAACGAGACGGGGCTCCCGGACCTGACGCTGGAGACGGCCTGGAGCGTCTACGACACCCTCTTCTGCGAG CAAACCCACCACCTGCCCTTGCCAGCCTGGGCCTCGCCCCAGACCATGCAGCACCTTCGGCGGCTCAAGGACCTCAGCTTTCGGTTCCTTTTTGGGATGTATCAACCCACACAGAAGGCCCGGCTTCAGGGTG GGGTCCTCCTGGCCCAGATCCAGAAGAACCTGACATGGGCAGCTTCAGTCTCCCAGCACCCAAAACTCCTGGTCTTCTCTGCG CATGATACCACCCTGGTGGCACTGCAGATGGCTCTGGACGTCTACAATGGGGAACAGGCTCCCTATGCCTCCTGTCACATGTTCGAACTTTACCAGGAGGATGATGG GAATTTTTCCGTGGAGATGTATTTTCGGAATGATAGTACCAAGGCTCCATGGCCCCTGACCCTGCTTGGCTGCTCCCAGCGTTGCCCCCTCCCAGACTTCTTACGCCTCACTCTGCCCCTTGTGCCAGAGGACTGGGAACAAGAATGCCAGGTGACGAGCAGCCTCACAGACACAG AAGTGATCGTGGCTTTAGCCGTGTGTGGCTCCATCCTCTTCTTGCTCATCCTGTTGCTGCTCACCATCCTCTTCCGGATGCAGGCCCAGCCTCCAGGCTACCGTCATGTTGCCGATGGGGAAGACCATGCCTGA